In Streptomyces nodosus, one DNA window encodes the following:
- a CDS encoding DUF6932 family protein: MPPLPAFDPTTECPPPGRFPMTWDEVESELVKAACFEGSSSRPGLLQELRTHFAMVELATGAVGRLWLAGSFVSCKLDPEDIDVTYLIPPDAYTRAITDPDTVDDLDNLGTRDWCVRHGMRVDAYVLRLPETEDFRALGVTGAMAPGDRKVFEDLGLYDEIWQRCRSGQRGIPDGARRGYVEVLP, encoded by the coding sequence ATGCCACCGTTACCTGCGTTCGACCCCACCACGGAGTGCCCTCCGCCGGGCAGGTTTCCGATGACCTGGGACGAGGTCGAGTCGGAACTGGTGAAGGCAGCGTGTTTCGAGGGTTCGTCCAGCCGCCCCGGCCTTCTGCAGGAGCTACGGACCCATTTCGCCATGGTGGAGCTCGCCACCGGCGCGGTGGGCCGGCTGTGGCTCGCGGGAAGCTTTGTCAGCTGCAAACTGGACCCGGAGGACATCGATGTCACCTACCTCATACCACCGGATGCGTACACCCGGGCGATCACGGACCCCGACACCGTTGACGACCTTGACAATCTGGGTACGAGGGACTGGTGTGTCCGCCATGGCATGCGGGTCGATGCGTATGTGCTGCGTCTCCCTGAGACGGAGGACTTCCGCGCGCTCGGGGTGACCGGGGCCATGGCGCCCGGTGACCGCAAGGTCTTCGAAGACCTCGGGCTCTACGACGAGATCTGGCAGCGCTGCAGGAGCGGACAGAGGGGCATCCCCGACGGAGCACGGCGAGGATACGTGGAGGTGCTGCCGTGA
- a CDS encoding SWIM zinc finger family protein: protein MSGLTEASLKRLAGTRSFERGLGYLDAVAGVDVGDGWVTASVHGTERYEVELTLDGPGGPAGECDCPYGLEGNFCKHLVALGLTVLARRESLPRQRKAARKRAQDLDEWLSALPKDELLALLKEQIDEDRQLRRRLELRAASARGDLAVVRSRIRDLLDIGPFAQYGYVEYADARAYAAQAGQAVSAIRELTGTGRADDAITLARDAMTLLAEVVESVDDSDGWLGEIAAGLADAHLDACRAARPDPEELARWLVGHALSDIDDGLTGIDPLDYEDVLGEEGMAVLRKSAVEAWQGNRRGWAEKHLMERVAKAGGDIDAVIAVHAADLSPNGYTHLVIARELDTARRSDEALRWAERGIRETRDLSAVDTALVDYLCERYAMTDRFADAVAVRRDHFGACRTLAAYQQLRAAARAADCWPAERAGALALLSADAEQRQQGWYSGPVLVDALLDDKDLDTAWGAATRTGAHDRQWLTLADQVRATRPADALSVYLRLAEPLTQQTGNTVYEQLVALLLSIRDCHRRLGTEDEFAVHVTTLRTVQKRKRNLMRLMDERGL from the coding sequence ATGAGTGGCCTCACCGAGGCGAGCCTCAAGCGGCTGGCCGGTACCCGTTCCTTCGAACGCGGCCTCGGGTACCTCGACGCCGTGGCCGGGGTCGACGTCGGTGACGGCTGGGTCACCGCGAGCGTCCACGGTACGGAACGCTACGAGGTGGAGCTGACCCTGGACGGCCCCGGCGGGCCGGCCGGCGAGTGCGACTGCCCGTACGGCCTGGAGGGCAACTTCTGCAAGCATCTGGTCGCCCTCGGCCTGACGGTGCTCGCCCGGCGGGAGAGCCTGCCGCGGCAGCGGAAGGCGGCCCGGAAGCGCGCTCAAGACCTCGACGAGTGGCTGTCCGCCCTGCCCAAGGACGAGTTGCTCGCACTGCTGAAGGAACAGATCGACGAGGACCGGCAGTTGCGGCGGCGCCTGGAACTGCGGGCCGCGAGCGCCCGCGGGGACCTTGCCGTGGTCCGGTCCCGTATCCGCGATCTGCTCGACATCGGGCCCTTCGCGCAGTACGGGTACGTCGAGTACGCGGACGCCCGCGCCTACGCAGCCCAGGCCGGGCAGGCGGTGTCTGCGATCAGGGAGCTGACCGGCACCGGCCGGGCCGACGACGCGATCACCCTGGCCCGGGATGCGATGACACTGCTGGCCGAAGTGGTGGAGAGCGTCGACGACTCCGACGGATGGCTGGGGGAGATCGCTGCCGGCCTCGCCGACGCCCACCTCGACGCCTGCCGTGCGGCACGCCCCGACCCCGAGGAGCTCGCGCGCTGGCTGGTCGGCCATGCGCTCAGCGATATCGACGACGGCCTGACCGGCATCGATCCGCTCGACTACGAGGATGTCCTGGGCGAAGAGGGAATGGCCGTCCTGCGCAAGTCGGCGGTCGAGGCGTGGCAAGGCAACCGACGCGGCTGGGCGGAGAAACACCTGATGGAGCGTGTGGCCAAGGCAGGAGGAGACATCGACGCGGTGATCGCGGTGCACGCGGCCGATCTCTCGCCGAACGGTTATACGCACCTGGTCATCGCCCGCGAGCTGGACACCGCCCGGCGTTCCGACGAGGCCCTGCGCTGGGCGGAACGCGGCATCCGGGAAACCCGGGACCTGTCCGCCGTCGACACCGCCCTCGTCGACTACCTCTGCGAGCGCTACGCGATGACGGACCGGTTCGCCGACGCCGTCGCCGTGCGCCGCGACCACTTCGGTGCCTGCCGCACCCTGGCCGCATACCAGCAACTGCGCGCCGCCGCGCGGGCCGCGGACTGCTGGCCGGCCGAGCGTGCAGGAGCCCTCGCCCTTCTGAGCGCCGACGCGGAGCAGCGGCAACAGGGCTGGTACAGCGGTCCTGTCCTGGTCGACGCCCTGCTGGACGACAAGGACCTCGACACCGCCTGGGGGGCCGCCACCCGAACCGGCGCCCATGACAGACAGTGGCTCACCCTCGCCGACCAGGTCCGTGCCACCCGCCCCGCCGATGCGCTCAGCGTCTACCTGCGCCTGGCCGAGCCACTCACCCAGCAAACCGGCAACACGGTCTACGAGCAGCTTGTCGCCCTGCTCCTCAGCATCCGCGACTGCCACCGCCGCCTGGGTACCGAGGACGAGTTCGCCGTCCACGTCACCACGCTGCGCACCGTCCAGAAGCGCAAGCGAAACCTGATGCGGTTGATGGACGAACGCGGTCTGTGA
- a CDS encoding FMN-binding glutamate synthase family protein, with the protein MIRIAVIVFIGALAIAFGVSALAVSPWWWLAAVLCAGIAGVGIYDLLQKRHSVLRNYPVLGHIRFMLESIRPELQQYFIERNTDGRPFDRDVRSLVYQRAKGTEAEIAFGTERNVYAEGYEYFESSMRPRPVPTEQPRVRIGGPDCTKPYDMALLNVSAMSFGSLSANAILALNRGAALGGFAHDTGEGGMSEYHLRHGGDLVWEIGTAYFGCRTPDGGFDRARFAEKAARENVKCVSLKLSQGAKPGIGGVLPGEKVTAEIARVREVPEGKTVISPPYHQVFDTPRELIRFIAEMRELSGGKPVGFKLCVGSRREFLAVCKAMLDEGTAPDFIIVDGAEGGTGAAPLEFADHLGSPLTEGLITVHNALVGAGLRDRIKIGASGKVATGADVVKRMLQGADFTNAARAMMFAIGCIQAQSCHTNTCPAGVATQDPRRARALDVDDKSARVHRFQSGTVKSAQQIIASLGVSDPAELRPSMLRRRVDPVTVRSYAELYDWLTPGQLLIEPPESWAADWKAADPDRFTV; encoded by the coding sequence GTGATCAGAATTGCAGTGATTGTTTTCATCGGAGCTCTCGCCATTGCCTTCGGTGTCTCGGCATTGGCCGTGTCGCCTTGGTGGTGGTTGGCCGCCGTGTTGTGCGCGGGGATAGCCGGGGTCGGTATTTATGACCTGCTGCAGAAGCGTCATTCCGTCTTGCGAAATTATCCGGTGCTGGGGCATATCCGCTTCATGCTGGAGTCGATCCGACCGGAATTGCAGCAGTATTTCATCGAGCGTAATACCGATGGCCGTCCGTTCGACCGGGATGTGCGCAGCCTTGTCTACCAGCGCGCCAAGGGGACCGAGGCAGAGATCGCGTTCGGTACCGAGCGGAACGTCTATGCCGAAGGCTACGAATACTTCGAGTCGTCCATGCGGCCGCGCCCGGTACCGACGGAGCAGCCCCGGGTCCGTATCGGTGGCCCGGACTGCACCAAGCCGTACGACATGGCCTTGCTCAACGTCTCGGCCATGAGCTTCGGTTCGCTGTCCGCCAACGCCATCCTCGCCCTGAACCGGGGGGCCGCCCTCGGAGGCTTCGCCCACGACACCGGTGAGGGCGGCATGTCGGAGTACCACCTGCGCCACGGTGGTGACCTGGTGTGGGAGATCGGCACCGCGTATTTCGGTTGCCGCACCCCGGACGGCGGTTTCGATCGTGCGCGGTTCGCCGAGAAGGCCGCTCGCGAGAACGTGAAATGTGTGTCTTTGAAGCTTTCTCAGGGAGCCAAGCCCGGTATCGGAGGGGTGCTGCCCGGGGAGAAGGTCACCGCGGAGATAGCCCGGGTACGTGAGGTTCCCGAGGGGAAGACGGTCATCTCGCCTCCTTATCACCAGGTCTTCGACACGCCCCGGGAACTGATCCGGTTCATCGCCGAAATGCGCGAGCTGTCCGGTGGCAAGCCGGTCGGATTCAAGCTGTGTGTGGGGTCCCGGCGGGAGTTCCTGGCGGTGTGCAAGGCCATGCTCGACGAGGGCACCGCGCCGGACTTCATCATCGTCGACGGAGCGGAGGGCGGTACCGGAGCCGCCCCGCTGGAGTTCGCCGACCACCTGGGCAGTCCGCTCACCGAGGGGCTGATCACCGTCCACAACGCCCTGGTCGGCGCCGGCCTGCGGGACCGGATCAAGATCGGGGCCAGTGGCAAGGTGGCCACCGGGGCCGACGTCGTCAAGCGCATGCTGCAGGGCGCCGACTTCACCAACGCGGCACGCGCCATGATGTTCGCGATCGGATGCATCCAGGCGCAGAGCTGCCACACCAACACCTGCCCCGCCGGCGTCGCCACACAGGACCCGCGCCGGGCACGTGCGTTGGACGTCGACGACAAGTCGGCCCGGGTCCATCGCTTCCAGTCCGGCACGGTGAAGAGCGCACAGCAGATCATCGCTTCGCTGGGCGTGAGTGACCCCGCCGAACTGCGCCCGAGCATGCTGCGTCGGCGCGTGGACCCGGTCACCGTCCGCTCCTACGCGGAGCTCTACGACTGGCTGACCCCTGGGCAGCTGCTGATCGAGCCGCCCGAGTCCTGGGCAGCGGACTGGAAGGCCGCGGATCCCGACCGTTTCACTGTCTGA
- a CDS encoding FeoA family protein — protein sequence MVSVQLGARQSGPSVPTDPVGDARLADLRPGMSGQVTDIDESVEPSTARRLFDLGFAPGAEVTVLRKAPLGDPVVFQVVEYEVALRKEQAAGIRVRRTA from the coding sequence ATGGTCTCAGTGCAGTTGGGCGCGCGTCAGAGCGGTCCGTCCGTGCCGACGGATCCAGTGGGGGACGCGCGACTGGCCGACCTCCGACCCGGGATGAGCGGCCAGGTGACCGACATCGACGAGTCGGTCGAGCCGAGCACCGCGCGACGACTGTTCGACCTGGGGTTCGCCCCCGGCGCGGAGGTCACCGTGCTGCGGAAGGCGCCGCTCGGCGACCCCGTCGTCTTCCAGGTCGTGGAGTACGAGGTGGCACTGCGCAAAGAGCAGGCCGCCGGCATCCGTGTACGGCGCACCGCATGA
- the feoB gene encoding ferrous iron transporter B, whose translation MSAHCGPVAQTVTGNNRLALVGSPNSGKSTLFNALTGLRTKTGNYPGVTVARYEGLARVGGHEVVIEDLPGTYSLDPISPDEQVVADALDPDNPGIGTPDGILVTIDATTLRRSLGLLAQVMQTGLPICVVLTFRDELARRGGTLDVPALRRALGVPVVAVTSGSRNDLAQLRSMLLDRTAWERPVVPPPTDPSQRRAWVESLLQSADYQVPEVDHRTRRIDAVLLHPLWGTLIFFATMFAFFQIIFTVATPLQDAVQSLFDWLGTLVTEYVSNPLLSGFLGNALIGGLGSVVVFLPQIALLFLMISLLEGSGYLSRAAFLMDRLMSKAGLEGRAFVALLSSLACAIPGIMATRSLPSAKDRFATMMGAPLMTCSARLTVYVLLTGLLVSPGTSVGPFGAQGIVMFALYLVGALSAMATAWVFKRFSSRGGPVLPFYMEMPSYRLPRPRSVAEAMWSACKGFLHKVGRIILLVTVVMWLLLSLPMHSDAQLRSAGVDPADRTAVSAYEVDHSYAADIGHAIEPVFEPLGFDWRINIGVLGSLSAREVFVATLGQVAAAQNPDQPAETLAHMTYTDGPHQGEKLFTPATTAALLVFFLYALQCMSTVGVMRRETGSWRWPAVAFGYMFVLAWTMAFLTHTVVGLLA comes from the coding sequence ATGAGCGCGCACTGCGGTCCGGTGGCCCAGACGGTCACCGGCAACAACCGCCTGGCCCTGGTCGGCAGCCCCAACTCGGGCAAGAGCACACTCTTCAACGCCCTGACCGGCCTGCGGACCAAGACCGGGAACTACCCCGGAGTGACCGTCGCGCGCTATGAGGGTCTGGCGCGCGTCGGCGGGCACGAGGTGGTCATCGAGGATCTGCCCGGCACCTACAGCCTCGACCCGATCAGCCCGGACGAGCAGGTCGTCGCCGATGCGCTCGACCCGGACAACCCGGGCATCGGCACACCCGACGGGATTCTCGTCACGATCGACGCGACGACGCTCCGTCGTTCCCTCGGGCTGCTGGCCCAGGTCATGCAGACCGGCCTGCCGATCTGCGTGGTGCTCACCTTCCGCGACGAACTGGCCCGCCGCGGCGGCACCCTCGACGTCCCGGCCCTCCGCCGTGCACTCGGCGTGCCGGTCGTCGCGGTGACGAGCGGGTCACGCAACGACCTGGCGCAGTTGCGGTCCATGCTGCTCGACCGGACCGCATGGGAGCGGCCGGTCGTCCCGCCGCCCACCGACCCCTCGCAGAGACGGGCCTGGGTGGAGTCGCTGCTGCAGAGCGCGGACTACCAGGTACCCGAGGTCGATCACCGCACGCGGCGCATCGACGCCGTGCTGCTGCACCCGCTGTGGGGCACGCTCATCTTCTTCGCGACCATGTTCGCCTTCTTCCAGATCATCTTCACCGTCGCGACACCGCTGCAGGACGCGGTACAGAGCCTCTTCGACTGGCTCGGCACACTGGTCACCGAATACGTCTCGAACCCGTTGCTCTCCGGCTTCCTCGGCAACGCCCTGATCGGCGGTCTGGGCAGCGTGGTGGTCTTCCTGCCGCAGATCGCCCTGCTGTTCCTCATGATCTCGCTGCTGGAGGGCAGCGGCTACCTCTCCCGTGCGGCATTCCTGATGGACCGGCTCATGTCCAAGGCCGGGCTGGAGGGCCGCGCGTTCGTCGCCCTGCTCTCCTCCCTCGCCTGTGCCATCCCCGGCATCATGGCCACCCGCTCCCTGCCGTCGGCCAAGGACCGCTTCGCGACCATGATGGGCGCGCCGCTGATGACCTGCTCGGCGCGCCTGACGGTCTATGTGCTGCTGACCGGCCTGCTGGTGAGCCCGGGTACCAGCGTCGGTCCCTTCGGCGCCCAGGGCATCGTCATGTTCGCCCTGTACCTCGTCGGCGCGCTCTCGGCCATGGCGACAGCCTGGGTCTTCAAACGGTTCAGCAGTCGGGGCGGGCCGGTGCTGCCGTTCTACATGGAGATGCCGTCCTACCGGCTGCCGCGGCCGCGGTCGGTGGCCGAGGCCATGTGGAGCGCCTGCAAGGGCTTCCTGCACAAGGTCGGCCGGATCATCCTCCTTGTCACCGTCGTGATGTGGCTGCTGCTCAGCCTGCCCATGCACAGTGATGCGCAACTGCGCTCCGCCGGAGTCGACCCGGCCGACCGGACCGCGGTCTCGGCCTATGAGGTCGACCACAGCTACGCCGCCGACATCGGTCACGCCATCGAACCCGTCTTCGAACCCCTCGGGTTCGACTGGCGGATCAACATCGGCGTGCTGGGATCGCTGTCCGCCCGAGAGGTGTTCGTCGCCACCCTCGGCCAGGTCGCCGCCGCCCAGAACCCCGACCAGCCGGCCGAAACCCTGGCACACATGACCTACACCGACGGCCCGCACCAGGGAGAGAAGCTCTTCACCCCGGCCACGACGGCCGCCTTGCTCGTCTTCTTCCTCTACGCACTGCAGTGCATGTCGACCGTCGGGGTCATGCGCCGTGAGACCGGCTCGTGGAGATGGCCCGCGGTCGCCTTCGGCTATATGTTCGTGCTGGCCTGGACCATGGCCTTCCTGACGCACACCGTCGTAGGACTGCTGGCATGA
- a CDS encoding NifU family protein, translating to MSVIPMHPEATTDPQAIRWVIPAGTLPVVGEIADAPDELGTMLHSEDVASIEVETGAVVIRLADGRSWSGTGARVRDALSAALQHPQCWRPADVVTEDDMLRAALQDVLDGSVGDYIRSHGGEVTIVSAHDRHAEVRMAGTCTHCPAAGFTLHSRLESELRARFPDLVEVRATEEPGKVARRTWLTLRRRSA from the coding sequence ATGAGCGTCATCCCCATGCACCCCGAGGCCACGACTGACCCGCAGGCCATCCGCTGGGTGATCCCCGCTGGCACACTGCCGGTCGTCGGAGAGATCGCCGACGCACCGGACGAGCTCGGGACAATGCTCCACTCCGAAGACGTCGCCTCCATCGAGGTGGAGACAGGGGCCGTGGTGATCCGGCTTGCCGACGGCCGGAGCTGGTCCGGCACAGGAGCGCGGGTGCGCGACGCGCTCAGCGCCGCACTGCAGCATCCTCAGTGCTGGCGGCCGGCCGACGTGGTCACCGAGGACGACATGTTGCGCGCCGCACTGCAGGACGTCCTGGACGGATCCGTCGGTGACTACATCCGCTCCCACGGCGGCGAAGTGACGATTGTGTCCGCCCACGACCGGCACGCGGAGGTGCGGATGGCGGGCACCTGCACGCACTGCCCGGCTGCCGGGTTCACTCTCCACTCCCGCCTCGAGTCGGAACTGCGTGCACGGTTCCCCGATCTGGTCGAGGTGCGGGCCACGGAGGAGCCCGGCAAGGTGGCAAGGCGCACATGGCTCACGCTGCGCCGCCGCAGCGCGTGA
- a CDS encoding ATP-binding protein encodes MEFKGRVADLDLLARQLGLATEGVGATHGRAVIMTGRRRVGKSRLVQEFCDRSGVPYMVFQATRGRNAVAERADFTGALAQSALPGAELVAGLQAADWNQALRSLAVAVPDDVPSIAVIDEVPWLVEQDPEFEGALQTVWDRHLSAKPVLLILVGSDMSVMEALQSYGRPFFGRAAKMTVRPLHLGDVQAMTGLDAADAMDALLITGGFPEIVQSWRPGMGRADFLREAVANPLSPLLVAGELSLLGEFPEASHSRAVLEAVGSGERTFSTIAARAGGTGALPSGTLSPLLNTLQAKRVLAADLPLSAKADTKNKRYRIADPYLRFWLAFLQRGIPLIERGRGDLALERIERSWTTWRGRAVEPLIRESLLRLLPDERWPETEAVGGWWNRQNNPEIDLVGTDREPVAGAVHFVGSIKWLESQTFGRREYDALARDVLAVPGAGPDTPLVAVSRSGVVGSLPLAAHWGPEDLVRAWQ; translated from the coding sequence GTGGAATTCAAAGGGAGGGTGGCGGACCTGGATCTGCTGGCTCGACAGCTGGGCCTGGCGACCGAGGGCGTAGGCGCTACCCACGGGCGGGCCGTGATCATGACCGGGCGGCGCCGGGTGGGGAAGTCTCGTCTGGTCCAGGAGTTCTGCGACCGGTCCGGGGTGCCGTACATGGTCTTCCAGGCGACCCGGGGCCGCAACGCCGTGGCCGAGCGGGCGGATTTCACCGGGGCGCTCGCCCAGTCCGCGCTTCCGGGGGCGGAGCTGGTGGCCGGGCTGCAGGCCGCGGACTGGAATCAGGCGCTGCGCTCACTGGCCGTCGCGGTTCCGGACGACGTCCCGAGCATCGCGGTGATCGACGAGGTTCCGTGGCTGGTTGAGCAGGACCCGGAGTTCGAGGGAGCTCTGCAGACTGTGTGGGACCGTCACTTGTCCGCCAAGCCGGTCCTGCTCATCCTGGTCGGCAGCGACATGTCGGTGATGGAGGCGCTGCAGTCGTATGGCCGGCCGTTCTTCGGGAGGGCGGCGAAGATGACCGTACGGCCGCTGCACCTGGGCGATGTGCAGGCCATGACCGGACTGGATGCGGCGGACGCGATGGACGCGCTGCTGATCACGGGGGGCTTTCCGGAGATCGTCCAGTCGTGGCGGCCCGGGATGGGCCGGGCGGACTTCCTGCGCGAGGCGGTGGCGAATCCGCTGTCTCCGCTGCTGGTGGCGGGTGAGCTGTCGCTGCTGGGGGAGTTCCCCGAGGCGTCGCACTCAAGGGCGGTGCTGGAGGCGGTGGGCAGCGGCGAGCGGACCTTCTCCACCATCGCGGCACGGGCCGGGGGAACAGGTGCCCTGCCATCGGGCACGCTGTCCCCGCTGCTGAACACCCTGCAGGCCAAGCGGGTTCTGGCGGCCGACCTGCCGCTGTCCGCGAAGGCCGACACCAAGAACAAGCGCTACCGCATCGCGGATCCGTATCTCCGGTTCTGGTTGGCCTTCCTGCAGCGGGGCATCCCGCTCATCGAGCGCGGCCGGGGCGATCTTGCCCTGGAGCGGATCGAGCGGTCCTGGACCACCTGGCGGGGGCGTGCGGTCGAGCCGCTCATCCGCGAGTCGCTGCTGCGGCTGTTGCCCGACGAGCGATGGCCGGAGACAGAGGCTGTCGGCGGCTGGTGGAACCGGCAGAACAACCCAGAGATCGACCTAGTGGGCACCGATCGTGAACCCGTGGCGGGCGCGGTGCACTTCGTCGGCTCCATCAAGTGGCTGGAGTCCCAGACGTTTGGCCGACGTGAATATGACGCTCTGGCTCGTGACGTACTCGCGGTGCCCGGTGCCGGGCCGGACACGCCGCTGGTCGCGGTGTCCCGCAGCGGTGTGGTTGGCAGTCTGCCGCTTGCGGCCCACTGGGGACCTGAAGATCTGGTCCGCGCCTGGCAGTAG
- a CDS encoding Imm32 family immunity protein yields MTDGTTRVFTWEEDARIEVRNLGREIVVEANAAGLKTLAGHLLALAQDGTPDGAHLHLEEHNGLEEGSVSLVLERCDSE; encoded by the coding sequence GTGACCGACGGAACCACCAGAGTCTTCACCTGGGAGGAAGACGCACGCATCGAGGTCCGGAACCTCGGCCGAGAGATCGTCGTCGAAGCCAACGCCGCCGGCCTGAAGACCCTGGCCGGCCATCTCCTCGCGCTCGCCCAGGACGGCACGCCGGATGGCGCTCACCTTCACCTGGAGGAGCACAACGGACTCGAAGAGGGCTCCGTAAGCCTGGTCTTGGAGAGGTGCGACAGCGAATGA
- a CDS encoding IS1380 family transposase → MREPISSYPRVRVQGDGRQVVSQAGSVLLVETVRKAGLDQVISAVLAPWRRPRALHDPGKVVLDLALAVAMGGDCLADVGMLRAEPAVFGPVASDPTVSRLIDTLAASGDTALQAIRSARAEVRDKVWELAGRKAPDADGTVTIDLDGVLVIAHSDKQDAAPTWKRTYGHHPLMGFVDHGPAGTGEPVAALLRPGNAGSNTACDHITAARLALAQLPKKYRRGRQTLIRTDSAGGTHDFVAWLAQRGRWLSYSVGMVITDAIHQHVLKVPTSAWTPAVEPDGEIRDGAWVAELTGDVLAGWPKGMRLIVRKERPHPGAQLRLTDADGMRLTCFATNTVTRPIADLELRHRLRARAEDRIRAARATGLRNLPLHHTAQNRIWLEIVQIALDLLAWMPMLALTGKARLWEPRRLRLRLFTAAGQLVTTGRRRILRLARHWPWTSHITAALDRLAHLPNPG, encoded by the coding sequence GTGAGAGAGCCTATCTCGTCGTACCCGCGTGTCCGTGTCCAGGGGGACGGCCGTCAGGTGGTCTCGCAGGCAGGTTCGGTCCTGCTGGTGGAAACGGTCCGCAAGGCCGGTCTCGACCAGGTGATATCCGCCGTGCTTGCTCCGTGGCGGAGGCCGCGGGCCCTCCACGACCCGGGGAAGGTCGTCCTGGACCTCGCCCTGGCGGTCGCGATGGGCGGGGACTGCTTGGCCGACGTGGGCATGCTGCGGGCCGAGCCGGCCGTGTTCGGGCCGGTCGCCTCCGACCCGACGGTCTCCCGCCTGATCGACACCCTCGCCGCCTCCGGCGACACCGCCTTGCAGGCCATCCGGTCCGCTCGGGCCGAAGTCCGCGACAAAGTCTGGGAGTTGGCTGGCCGGAAGGCGCCAGACGCGGACGGGACGGTGACCATCGACCTGGACGGGGTGCTGGTGATCGCGCACTCCGACAAACAGGACGCCGCCCCGACCTGGAAGCGGACCTACGGCCACCACCCGCTGATGGGGTTCGTCGACCACGGCCCGGCCGGCACCGGGGAACCCGTCGCGGCCCTGCTCAGGCCCGGGAACGCGGGATCGAACACCGCCTGTGACCACATCACCGCAGCCCGCCTGGCCCTCGCTCAACTGCCGAAGAAGTACCGGCGCGGACGGCAGACCCTGATCCGCACCGACTCCGCAGGCGGCACCCACGACTTCGTCGCCTGGCTCGCCCAGCGCGGGCGCTGGCTGTCCTACTCCGTCGGCATGGTGATCACCGACGCGATCCACCAGCACGTGCTGAAGGTCCCGACCTCGGCCTGGACACCGGCCGTCGAGCCGGACGGCGAGATCCGGGACGGCGCCTGGGTTGCCGAACTCACCGGCGACGTCCTGGCCGGCTGGCCGAAGGGCATGCGGCTGATCGTCCGCAAGGAACGACCTCACCCGGGCGCCCAGTTGAGGCTCACCGACGCGGACGGCATGCGGCTGACCTGCTTCGCCACCAACACCGTTACCCGGCCGATCGCCGACCTCGAACTCCGTCACCGGCTGCGGGCCCGGGCCGAGGACCGCATCCGGGCCGCCCGGGCCACCGGGCTGCGGAACCTGCCCCTGCACCACACCGCCCAGAACCGCATCTGGCTCGAGATCGTCCAGATCGCGTTGGACCTGCTGGCCTGGATGCCGATGCTCGCGCTGACCGGCAAGGCCAGACTCTGGGAACCCCGCCGCCTGCGGCTCCGCCTGTTCACCGCGGCCGGGCAACTCGTCACCACCGGGCGCCGGCGGATCCTCCGTCTCGCCCGGCACTGGCCCTGGACCAGCCACATCACTGCCGCCCTCGACCGGCTCGCGCACCTCCCGAACCCCGGCTGA
- a CDS encoding DUF6083 domain-containing protein encodes MGALEEKPRRLGGQQPRCLYCGLPQDRVATLEYDWVMLEPDMAPPAHTVPAEHRWIELSDGRVTVYGVCPPDQFQRCRIEHRLACPAQSLPDLWPWLTALRGENARQAERDEPEPPPTPERWPDAG; translated from the coding sequence ATGGGGGCTTTAGAGGAGAAGCCGCGTCGACTCGGCGGCCAGCAGCCGCGCTGTCTGTATTGCGGCCTGCCGCAAGATCGGGTGGCGACGCTTGAGTATGACTGGGTCATGTTGGAGCCGGACATGGCTCCGCCGGCTCACACGGTGCCGGCGGAGCACCGGTGGATCGAGCTGTCCGATGGTCGGGTGACCGTCTACGGGGTCTGTCCCCCGGATCAGTTCCAGCGGTGCCGTATCGAACACCGCCTGGCCTGCCCGGCGCAGTCACTGCCAGACCTATGGCCGTGGCTGACGGCCCTACGGGGAGAGAACGCGCGGCAGGCGGAACGGGACGAACCGGAGCCGCCTCCGACCCCTGAGCGGTGGCCGGACGCGGGCTGA
- a CDS encoding response regulator, which yields MGKTRTRHRLPTYPRGVPGVSGRVLVVDDNKVIRQLIRVNLELEGLEVVTAADGAECLDVVHRVRPDVVTLDVVMPRLDGLRTAARLRADPRTRDLPLAVISACTQHEVESGLDAGVDAFLAKPFEPTELVRLVRGLMGRRGRGGSGADVVPGAGAAGSGPGGGGEKAFGSGSGSGGGDSGKTGQAGSHDRVGRAGGG from the coding sequence GTGGGGAAAACCCGGACGCGGCACCGTCTGCCGACCTACCCTCGAGGTGTGCCAGGCGTGTCGGGTCGGGTGCTTGTTGTGGACGACAACAAGGTCATCCGGCAGCTGATCAGGGTCAACCTCGAGCTGGAGGGTCTCGAGGTCGTGACCGCGGCCGACGGTGCCGAGTGCTTGGACGTGGTGCATCGGGTGCGGCCCGATGTGGTCACCCTGGATGTGGTGATGCCCCGGTTGGACGGGCTGCGGACGGCGGCCCGGTTGCGTGCGGATCCCCGTACCCGGGATCTTCCGCTCGCCGTCATCAGCGCCTGTACGCAGCATGAGGTCGAGAGTGGGCTCGACGCGGGTGTCGACGCGTTTCTCGCCAAGCCCTTCGAGCCGACGGAACTCGTGCGGCTGGTGAGGGGGTTGATGGGGCGTCGTGGACGGGGCGGCTCCGGTGCCGACGTCGTCCCGGGGGCCGGTGCGGCCGGTAGTGGTCCCGGTGGTGGGGGCGAGAAGGCGTTCGGGAGCGGTTCGGGCTCCGGTGGGGGGGACTCGGGGAAGACCGGGCAGGCCGGGTCGCATGATCGTGTGGGGCGGGCCGGCGGCGGCTGA